One Corythoichthys intestinalis isolate RoL2023-P3 chromosome 9, ASM3026506v1, whole genome shotgun sequence DNA window includes the following coding sequences:
- the LOC130921378 gene encoding serine protease 33-like, whose protein sequence is MKFYQLGFLILTFLVPGGAGQNDFECGVAPLNTRIVGGDDAPVGAWPWQVSMQRGGGHSCGGSLITRIWVLCAAHCFPSSSELPSTLTIRLGYQSLDLANPNGVTRTVRQVIPHEDYSDRTNDNDIALLRIDAVVYTDFIRPVCLAAPGTNVGAGTDVWITGWGNIGSGVDLPFPRTLQEVEVPVVSNDDCDDVYGIITDNMICAGLSEGGRDSCQGDSGGPMVAKNGTQWIQLGIVSFGFGCARPDVPGVYARVSEYRQWIMDNIADSEPPTFVTFSNSSSGTGVEFHSAPLLLTLLPSFFTAMVLM, encoded by the exons aatgtggcgtAGCACCGCTCAACACCAGGATTGTAGGAGGCGATGATGCACCCGTGGGGGCGTGGCCCTGGCAAGTGAGCATGCAAAGAGGAGGTGGACACTCTTGTGGAGGGTCGCTGATCACCCGGATATGGGTGCTGTGTGCCGCCCACTGCTTCCCATCCTCCAGCGA ATTACCCAGTACCTTGACTATCCGTCTGGGATACCAATCCCTGGATCTGGCAAATCCCAACGGAGTGACTCGTACGGTAAGGCAGGTCATCCCCCATGAGGACTACAGCGATCGGACCAACGATAACGACATCGCCCTTTTACGGATTGACGCTGTTGTTTACACCGATTTTATCCGGCCTGTCTGCCTCGCTGCTCCTGGCACTAACGTCGGAGCCGGAACCGATGTCTGGATCACCGGATGGGGCAATATTGGAAGTGGCG tGGATCTTCCATTTCCGCGGACGCTACAGGAAGTAGAGGTTCCAGTGGTATCCAACGACGATTGCGATGACGTGTATGGAATCATCACCGACAACATGATCTGTGCCGGACTAAGCGAGGGGGGACGGGACTCATGCCAG GGGGATTCTGGCGGTCCAATGGTGGCCAAGAATGGTACTCAGTGGATCCAACTTGGCATTGTGAGCTTTGGATTTGGATGCGCTCGCCCCGATGTTCCAGGAGTATACGCGCGAGTGTCAGAATACCGGCAGTGGATAATGGATAACATCGCTGACAGTGAACCGCCGACTTTTGTCACATTTTCAAATTCCTCGAGTGGCACTGGGGTGGAATTCCATTCGGCTCCTCTACTTCTCACGCTTCTTCCGTCATTCTTCACCGCCATGGTTCTCATGTGA